In Phragmites australis chromosome 24, lpPhrAust1.1, whole genome shotgun sequence, the following are encoded in one genomic region:
- the LOC133907659 gene encoding proline-rich protein 4-like: MAGRMLIGVCAVLMVIAVANAAGGAVVVGLARCADCTRKNMKAEAAFKGLQVAIKCKNNNGEYESKAIGELQSSGAFSVPIAAELPGADCHAQLHSAAGTPCPGQQPSKIVPQSEGTFVAVPGKMHHTSAECASAFLCAPIKKHFYDHFHKKPVPEHKPAPEYHPVPEHKPSPEYHPPTPEYHPPTPEYHPPTPVYGQPKPTPIYHPPVQH; this comes from the exons ATGGCAGGAAGGATGCTCATCGGCGTCTGCGCCGTGCTGATGGTGATCGCCGTCGCTAacgcggcgggcggcgcggtCGTCGTCGGCCTGGCCAGGTGCGCCGACTGCACGAGGAAGAACATGAAGGCTGAGGCGGCTTTCAAGG GTCTTCAGGTGGCGATCAAGTGCAAGAATAACAACGGCGAGTACGAGAGCAAGGCCATCGGCGAGCTCCAGAGCTCCGGCGCCTTCTCCGTCCCCATCGCCGCCGAACTCCCCGGCGCCGACTGCCACGCTCAGCTCCACAGCGCAGCAGGCACACCTTGCCCCGGACAGCAGCCGTCCAAGATCGTACCACAGTCCGAAGGCACCTTCGTCGCCGTCCCCGGCAAGATGCACCACACATCGGCGGAGTGCGCCTCAGCTTTCCTCTGCGCCCCGATCAAGAAGCACTTCTACGACCATTTCCACAAGAAGCCCGTGCCCGAGCACAAGCCCGCGCCGGAGTACCACCCCGTGCCTGAGCACAAGCCCTCACCGGAGTACCACCCTCCCACGCCGGAATACCACCCCCCGACGCCAGAGTACCACCCTCCCACGCCGGTGTACGGGCAGCCGAAGCCGACTCCGATTTACCATCCTCCGGTCCAGCACTGA
- the LOC133907217 gene encoding proline-rich protein 4-like produces MAGRMLIGVCAMLMVIAVANAGGGAVVVGLARCADCTRKNMKAEAAFMGLQVAIKCKNNNGEYESKAIGELQSSGAFSVPIAAELPGADCHAQLHSAAGTPCPGQQPSKIVPQSEGTFVPWR; encoded by the exons ATGGCAGGAAGGATGCTCATCGGCGTCTGCGCCATGCTGATGGTGATCGCCGTCGCTAACGCGGGGGGCGGCGCGGTCGTCGTCGGCCTGGCCAGGTGCGCCGACTGCACGAGGAAGAACATGAAGGCTGAGGCAGCTTTCATGG GTCTTCAGGTGGCGATCAAGTGCAAGAATAACAACGGCGAGTACGAGAGCAAGGCCATCGGCGAGCTCCAGAGCTCCGGCGCCTTCTCCGTCCCCATCGCCGCCGAACTCCCCGGCGCCGACTGCCACGCTCAGCTCCACAGCGCAGCAGGCACACCTTGCCCCGGACAGCAGCCGTCCAAGATCGTACCACAGTCCGAAGGCACCTTCGTCCCTTGGCGttga